The nucleotide window atttatatatatacaccaCTATCACATTTTCTACTTGAGAGAATCTTATGTGTTACATGATCCAAACTACAAGACTCCAAAATAATGAAGAGCTTTCACTAGAATCGGTCTGCCAATTGAGGAAATCGTTGAAGAAGCCATGTCACACTCTTTATCAGTGTCTGCATATAAATTGTTCTCAAGAGGATCAGTATGATATCTTCATTGTTTTACAATTAAAAGACACTAAAATCAGAGTTTGGAGAGGAAAAACAATTTTCAGAGCACAGTATAGCTGATGATTTTCCAGTACTTGCTAGCATTGCTGAAAAACAATTCACATACCAAGGTTGCATCGCCGGGCTTGATTGCAGGTTCCACACTGTCTCGCCCATATCTGTTTATCCGAAAACAAAATATACGATGAATCGAGAAATTAAACTAGTAAAAACATTAAAAGTTTCTTAGATTTCATCAGCTTAAACCACAACCTACTTTTCTCAGTTTTTAACTTCCACAAGAATATCATTACTTACGTTATTTGTCTCTTGCCATCAATCACCTCCAAACGATAAAAGCTGCATCCTTTGCTAAACGGAAAAGGCTTTCCTTTCCATTCTGCAGACCATAACAAATGTTAATAATACATAACACCTCAATAAAATGTATTCCGCAATCACAATTGCAGTCGCAATATTCCTGATGTGATAGTCTCTGCAACCGCATCTCACTGCAATTATAGTGTGATTTGAAATCATACCTGCAACTCTTTACTATATGAAATCTACTTCCGCGACTTTCTCATTAGACATTTACATAAAATTTACGCGGAAATTCCATTCAAATTAAACTCTTATGAGTAATACATAAATCAAATGTATAGATATAAAGAACACTTCAATTTGAATATGGAACACACCTAAATGCCAAATCACTCCAACTGATGAAGAATCCTCCATAGACAAATCATCAATAACAAACTGCAGATCTAAGCTTGTAGAATCAGTAAACTTCTTGAAAAACTCTATAATTTCCTGCAAAAATAACACCAACAAAATTTCACAAACCAATCtccataatcaattatttaaccaaaaacaaaatttccaTAAATCACCTTACGACCGACAAAGGGGCTAGGAAAGACAAGATCCTCGTACACACAGTTTTCAGATATAAGATACTGTACAGAATCTACATCATGTCTATTGATTCCTTCATAGAATTTTCTCACCACTGCTGAAGCTGAATCTACGACACTATCATCGAAACGTGTGGTAGTTGTAACTGATTTATTAACTGCCATATTCCATTTTCTTCTTCCTGTTCTTGTTCCATTTCCAACAACCTTGTTAACTGAATTTGGAACATAGATTGTGATGATTCTTCTTAGTGACAAAGAAGTTGAAGGTGAAGTTGAATTCAGAATTAGCGCTTGAGTGCTGCTACTGAAACTAAACGCAGTAGACATTTTATGCTCAACTTCACCCACCACCGCATACACTCTTCAAACTTAACACTTTATCTTCACATTTTACCTTCCCAAATATTTgccttaaaaaaattgaattaatataaataattattttaaaaaaagttttaatggATATACACCCACCaaggtaaaatattttacatagtcatttaataaaaaaccatcaatttgttatattattaaaatttttaaaaataaaagtaatttaattaaatacatagttataattaattgaaaatataaaattattttatacggTAAGTGCATCACCCTTTtctctttaaaaaatatataaaatttaaatgttaattggaTAAATCTTTCTTACCTTATAAAACACATATGTCTAAAGATTAAAAACAGAATTTTGAAtgttcaaaatataaaaaaaacagaaTTTTGAATAATGTTATCAATgtgattatttgatttataattaacTTTTAGGTTTAAAAGAGTTAGTTATATGGCTATTGTTTAAGCATTTAACTTACCAACCCCAAAATTAAACCTCacaccccatattttcttaatactaaaaatatttcttgtaaaagaaaaaaattttctGAACTAAATTTCCAGTacgattttgaaaattttggtaagttacaattagttttgaaaattttaaaattaatggtAAAAtattggaaatttcaaaatttcggATAAAAATCTTACTTTTTGAAGAATTTTCGGTATGTGTTTGAAATTTCTGATATCGCCCGAGAGATTTCAAAAAatttggtgaaaactttgaacaaGGTTATTACGGTCTTTTCATACATTTTAGGGGAGGTGCCAGGTACAGCTGAAAAGGTGCTAAGTTAAATGCCCATATTCTTTGTTATAGAAAACTACTTTaacaaactttttttcttctAGGGAATGAAAGTTctgattgaaataaaaaataatcttcctattttttttagttttatctttATTCATGTTTTTTTTGGACACTTGACTTTCATTCCCGACGGCTAGGCAGTTGCCAATAGTTTAATATGTTAAGAAATATGGTTGGAGTTAACTCAACTTTATAAAACTGATTTGTAGGGTGAAAGttgtccccacttataaacatatattcaaattatatattatctGATATGGAACTCTCAAAACATTTCCTCGTATTCAGGTCTGGACATCTAGAGCAttgaaataaatggtgggtggtctGATAGCGAAAACTTGATAACAGGTGGTCCACCAGATCTTAAACAagactcttgataccatgttaagaattGTGTTGGGTCTAATTCATCCCTACAAAACTTGTTATGATATCAAATCTTGTATTTCCTTTTATGTGTCCTCATTTGAATCGCTTGGCGTATTACATCCCTAtcctttctctttttttcatACAATTGCAAGAATCTTATCCTCATTTTACCAAAAACTTTCTCCCTCTTCTCACGTAAACCCTTTTTTCTTCGTCTCCAATGAATAATTTCAGAACCTTCAATAATGACCACCATTAATGGTGCCATCAATGAACATTCACCTTCCCCATCTCCTCAACCACTACAACCCTCTAACCCACCAAATCtatcaattattttatgaaaaataaatccATGAACATCGTTTAAAACAGAAACCATAATAGAAACTATCAAATCATTATGCTTGATTATTTTTTCATGCACCCCAACAACAATCCTGAGCTCGTCATTATTTCTCCTCCCCTAAACAACTCCAACTACCATTTATGGTCCAGATCAATTATAGTTACTAttcactataaaaataatttagggTTCATAGATAGAACCCTTATCTAGTCAGCAACATCAAATCGCACCTTAATAGCTTGGGATCGTTGCAATATAATGTAATGGCATGGATCatctgaaattctggtatgacagaactcagatgtcatataggatgtcgagacatctgatctgacagCAACATGTACAAGAAATATAAACCTATAAAAGAAGGTACTGAAAAGCATAAAACACACAGAAATTGTTGACCTAGttcggtgaaatcacacctactctgggggcataccaagccaggaatgaagtccactattagcagtattaatTCGGAGCTAAACTAGTCCCAAGCTTACAACCCCTCCcgtaatccctacccaatgacccttctacctaggtcctccctagatatggaatatccccatcccaATTCCAATCATCGCAATGATGTTGTACATGTCTCCAGTCCCAGGGGCTGTAGGAACGGCCTAATATCCATAATTTTGTATCCATAGAATAGATGATACACTTCCATGATGAGGAGACACACTCCTATGTTGGGCAGGAAGTCGCACTTCTCTCCATACTCAGCCTTGACTCTAGACTAAGAACATCATCTTggagttgcttaaaagcttcctccaagaacaatactcaactcattacctaaaggcttctgAGAACACGATGAccatctgttataccccaaaatttgcccgcatcttttttcaagaaaactccaatctgaaaattaagagtctcatataatcatggatttttatttcaacaaatatcctgacatatgaaatacttagtttttaatttttcttgtacagtaatttggcttgcagttgaatttattcttacgcaaacgccaaatactgtttattacttcacacatgctatttatttatttacagataaatagtactgacacaattggtacagagttaaatctttttgcaggcgcagaatcaggaaacccagactgtactggtaacagtcagtcgacagtcaaactgctggcagtacaattctcagtgttttgtaccatcaatcaaatcaatctttcacaattcaaaattccaagatttttgttctagaagtcttctgaatatcacgcgattagcagagactcaacactgcacaaaaatcaggtacgcttaactgtc belongs to Vicia villosa cultivar HV-30 ecotype Madison, WI unplaced genomic scaffold, Vvil1.0 ctg.000696F_1_1, whole genome shotgun sequence and includes:
- the LOC131630563 gene encoding uncharacterized protein LOC131630563, with protein sequence MSTAFSFSSSTQALILNSTSPSTSLSLRRIITIYVPNSVNKVVGNGTRTGRRKWNMAVNKSVTTTTRFDDSVVDSASAVVRKFYEGINRHDVDSVQYLISENCVYEDLVFPSPFVGRKEIIEFFKKFTDSTSLDLQFVIDDLSMEDSSSVGVIWHLEWKGKPFPFSKGCSFYRLEVIDGKRQITYGRDSVEPAIKPGDATLTLIKSVTWLLQRFPQLADRF